The Arthrobacter burdickii genomic interval CGGAGACGAGACGGCCGTCCCGGCCATCAGCGCCATCCTCGAGGCACTCCCCGAGGACATCAGCGGCTCCGCGTTCCTCGAGGTGCCGGACGTGCAGGACGTCCAGCCGATCGCGACGCGGTCGGCGGTGACCATTAAGTGGCTGGCCCGGGCAGGGAAGGCGCACGGCGAATTGCTGGAGGCGGCCGTCCGGGACGCGGTGCGCGTGCCGGGCTGGGTGTCGCTCTCGGGCCCGGACGTCCAGGGGGGCAGGGAGCCCGAGGAGGTCGACGTCGACGGGACCATCCTCTGGGAGACCCCGCAGCTCCTCGACGCGGCCGTCGTGCAGTCGACTGTCAATCCCGGGCGACCCTCCGGCACCCAGCCCTTCTACGCGTGGATCGCCGGTGAGGCTGCCGTCGTGCGCGGGCTGCGCCGTTACCTGGTGCGGGACGTGGGTGTGGACCGGAAGCAGGTCGCCTTCATGGGCTACTGGCGCAAGGGGCGCGCGGAACTGACCTGACGCGGCCGTCGAACCGTTCCGGACCGCTCTCCGCACTATGGCGGGCGACCTTTATCACAGTTATCCCCAAATGCGATAACGAAATTGTAACTTCGTGCGCTGTGACCTACTGTTTTAAGCAGTCAAAGCTGGATTCCAGATCCAGGTCCGTACGCCTAACCCTGTCAGCGGACCGCCTGAACACACTGTGACAGGGGTGGAGGACCCACGTTCCGGCGGCCTGAGCCGCCTCGGGGTGAAGCCCTTCCATGCTAGTTCGGCCCCGCCTGCGACATTTCCGCGGTGGAGGGCCGTGCAGAGGGGCCGAGTCAACTCTTGCTCGAATCCGACAGCTAACTTCGCGGGCGTTCCAGAGAGGTAAGCAGTTGATGAATACCGTTCTGCCCGAGCGCCCTCGCGCCTCCGACGATCGCGCCCTCCAGTGGGTCTCGCAGCCGACGCGCCGCGACCTCCGGCAGGAAAGAGCCGGAGGTACGACGGCGTTCGCGAGACTGCGCGGAAACGCCGCTACGGCCGGCATCGTCCTCGCCTCGGCGGGACTGCTGCTGGGTGCCGTCGCACCCTCGGCAACGACGGCGGCCACCCCTGCAGCAGGCATGCAGGCCGTCACGGCTGCTGCGGAGGCGCCGGTGACCTTCACCCTCGAGGGGGCCGGTCGGGCCGTGGAGGGTGTCGCGCCGGGCATCGCGAGTGCCCGGGCACGCTCCGCGTCACTCACTCCTGCGCTCCAGGACCGCAAGGCCTTCGGGGCTCCGGTGGACCACCCGGTCCTGGCCTCCACCTTCGGGTATCGCGTCAACCCCGTGAGCGGGGCTGCCGACGAACTCCACGAGGGCCTGGACTACTCCGGTGCCTGCGGGACGCCGGTCAAGGCAGCGGATGCCGGCACAGTCGTCGACTCCGGCTGGCATGCCTACGGCGGGGGCCAGCGCATCGTGGTCGACCACGGCGACGGGCTGAAGACCACCTACAACCACCTGAGCGCCCTCGACGTGCAGGCCGGCACCAAGGTGAAGCGCGGGGACGTCCTCGGGGCGGTCGGCAGCACGGGGAACTCCACCGGCTGCCACCTCCACTTCGAGGTGATGGTCGACGACAAGAAGGTCGACCCGAAGCCCTGGCTGTAGCCGTCCGATCCTCCCCTGCTAGGGCAGCGGCTCGCTGACGACGGCCGGGTCCTTGTACCCCAGCGGCATCCGCAGACGCAGCGAATCCGGCTTCACCTCGAACGCCATATGCGTGGCCTTGCCGAGGGGATCGCCGTCGAGCTGCACCTCCAGCGGTTCGTGCAGGGTGACCTCCGCGGTGCGGCACTGGAAGTACTCCAGTGACGGGTCCTTGCCCTTGCCGCGCGTGAACAGTTTCCCGGCGACGGCGAGCCACCCGAGCTTCCCCCGGGGTGCCAGGGTCATGAGGTCCATCAGGCCGTCGTCGATCTTCGCGCCCGGGAAGATCTCGAGGCCACCCATGATCTTGCCGCAGTTGCCGCCCATCACGCTGCGCAGGCGGCGCTCGAAGGACCTGCCGCCGTCCACCGAGATGGTGGTGCGCGCCGGCCTGCCCGGGAGGTTGCGGATCCCCGCGTCGACGTAGGCCAGCCAGCCCACCTTGTCCTTCAGGTCGTCGCGCGTGTCCGACATGATGGCCGCGTCGTACCCGATACCGGCCATGACCAGGAACACGTGCGCGTCCTGCGCGCGGTCCACCGTCACGTGCACGACGTCGATGGTGCGCTCGGTCCCGCGGAAGGCGGCCTCGACGGCGGCATCCGGATCGTCGACGGCGATGTCGAGGTTGCGGGCCAGCAGGTTGCCCGTGCCCAGCGGGACGAGTGCCATCATGGTGCCGGTCCCCGCGAGCTCCTCGGCCACGCAGCGCACCGTGCCGTCCCCGCCTGCCGCGATCACGAGGTCCACTCCGGCGTCGAGGGCCTCCTGCGCCTGGCCGTGCCCGGGGTCGTCCTCGGTGGTCTCGATAACCAGGGGATCCTCCCAGCCCTCCTCGGCGGAGATGCGCTGGACAGCGCCCTGCACGTCGACCGTGGTGACCTTGATGGGATTGATGATGAGCGCGGCACGTCGGCTGCGCGATCCGGTGTCCGGAACCGCCGGAACCGCGTCCGGGGTCGCTTCGGGAGATGCGTCGGGCATGATGTCCTTCGGGCGGGTGTCAACGGATGGCTCCGTCGAGCTTATCCCGGTGGCCGTCGGTGCCGAGGGTAATCTTTGACGGTGACCTTTCCCCAGCGTTATGTGGCCCTTGGCGATTCCTTCACCGAAGGGGTGGGTGACTGGGACCCGGGGTCCCCCAACGGCGTCCGCGGCTGGGCCGACCGTGTGGCCGAGCAGCTCATCCTGGCCGACGCGTCCTGGGGCTACGCGAACCTCGCCATCCGCGGCAAGAAGATGCGCCAGATCCTCGACGAGCAGGTCGACGCAGCCCTGGCGCTCGAACCGACGCTCGTCACCCTCTACGCCGGCGCCAACGACATCCTGCGCCCCCGGATCGACATCGACCGGCTGATGTTCCACTACGACGACGGCATCGGCAGGCTCCGCGACGCGGGAGCCGACGTCGTGCTCTTCACCGGCTTCGACACTGCGGGGTCCGCCGTCTTCGGCAAGACCCGCGGGCGCACCGCCGTGTACAACGAGTGGGTGCGTGAGATCGCGGACCGGCGCGAGGCCACGATCGTCGACTACTGGCGCCTGCGCGAGTTCCAGGACTGGAGGTACTGGGACGTCGACCGGATGCACATGTCCACGGCGGGCCACACGCTCATGGCCGCCCGGGTCCTGGAGGCCATGAAGGCCTCGCATGCCATCGACCTGCCGGAGCTCGATGCGCGCCCGGCCCTTCGGCGGATGGAGCAGCTGCGGGCGGATGCGCAGTGGGCGCGCGAGTACGTCACACCGTGGGTCGGCAGGCGCCTGCGCGGAGTCTCCTCCGGAGATGCCCTGACAGCGAAGTACCCGGCCCCGGTCCACCCGCACCGGGCATCCGCTCGCGCCTGAGGGCACGGGCGAGTACGGTTCCCGCTCCATCTGCAACCCGTCGAAGTGCCGGAGGCGCCCTACGGGGCAGGGGAGGGCGTGTGCCAGAATGAGCGGATGGCGGCGCAATGGCTCACACCGGACGAGCGGCGGGCATGGCTGGCTCTCTACGCGCTGACGTCCCTGCTCCCGGCATCCCTCGACGCCCAGCTCTTTCGTGAGGCCCGGATCACCCTGTTCGACTACCACGTGCTGGCGATGCTCTCCGAGTCGGAAGGGACGCGCCTGCCCATGAGCGAACTCGCTGCCCGCTCGGCGGCGTCGCTCTCGCGCCTGAGCCACGTGGTGAAGAAGCTGGAGGCCCGGGGCTGGGTCACCAGGCTGCCCTCCGACTCCGATGGACGCGTGACCACGGCCTCGCTCACCCCTGCAGGGCTCGACACGCTGACCGAACTCGCGGTGTCCCACGTCTCGCAGGTCCGCTCCACGGTGTTCGACGCCCTGGACGGACAGGACGTTGCGGACCTGGAGAGGGTGGGCCGCAAGATCCTCCGGGGCATGGACGGCGCCCACTGGATCCTGTCCGACGGCGAAGCGGCGGCCGAGGCCGCCGTTCTGGGCCCCGCGTCCGGTTCTCTCCGCAGGGGACCGGCCCCCGACCAGGCACTCATCACCGGGCAGTGATCCGGCAGGACAAGGACGGCACGATGGACCAGCGCGCACAGTTCGGGCACCAGCCCCGCATCCTCGCGATCGTGCTGGCGGGTGGAGCAGGAGGGCGCCTCGGCGCCCTGACCCACCATCGGGCGAAACCGGCCATGCCGCTGGCCGGCAGCTTCCGGCTGATCGACGTCTCCCTGTCCAACCTGCACCACAGCGGGATCTCCGATGTCTGGATCATGGAGCAGTACCAGCCCAAGACCATCAACGACCACCTCCGCAACGGCCGGCCCTGGGACCTCGACCGCACGCGCGGCGGGCTGCTGGTGCTGCCTCCGTTCAGCGGCCACGAGGGGGAGGGATTCGCCGAGGGGAACGCCGACGGCCTGCTCCGCCAGGCCGCCTTCATCCGCGACTTCGCGCCGGACCTGGTCCTGGTGCTGAGTTCCGACCACCTGTACCGCCTGGACTACCGCGACGTCGTCGACACCCACCTCCGCGCGGGAGCAGAGCTGACGATGGTCACGGTCGACTTCGACGGCGACGCCTCCAACCACGGCGTCGTCGCGGTGGACGACGACGGCAGGGTGACAGCCTTCGCCTACAAGCCCGAGGAGCCGCAGACGAGGATCGTCGCGGCGGAGGTCTTCCTCTACACGGCAGCGACGCTCCTCGATGCGCTCGGGCACCTGCAGGACGACCGGGACGGGCTCGGGGACTACGGTCACCACCTCGTGCCGCACCTCGTCGAGCGGGGATCGGTCGTCGAGCACAGGCTCGAGGGGTACTGGCGGGACCTCGGCACGCCGGCCAACTACCTCCGCGCCCACCTCGACCTGGTGGACGGCAAGGGCCTGGACCTCGCCGACCCGGACTGGCCGATCCTCACGGAGCCCCCGCAGGTGGTTCCGGCCTTCCTCCGGGAGGGCGCCGTCGTGGCCGACTCCCTCCTGGCCCCCGGCGCGGTGGTGTACGGGACCGTCCGCAGGAGCGTGATCGGCTCCGGGGCCACGGTCGAGGCCGGCGCCGTCGTCGAGGACTCCGTCCTGCTGAACCGGGTCCGGGTGAGGGAGGGCGCGCACGTGAAATACGCGATCGTCGACTCGGGCGCCGACGTCTCAGGGCAGCGGGTGGGCGCCGGACCGGACGCGCCCGCCGTCGTCGACCGGGACGGGCGGCGCACCGACTGACCCGGTTTGGTCGAGCCGGATCCTGTCGGTAGTATGGTAGGGCGTTTGGCTGTGGACGATGCCGACCCGTTCCAGGACGGGCCGGGATTTGCCCAGCTACCCGTGACTACCTAGAATTTAAGGCTGTGCCGGCCGCAAGGCCGCGCCCGCCTAATCTTCACCGTCTTCCCCGCGGCGAGGCGCTTCGGCAGGTTCTCACCCTGCCAGGTCAACCTCCGGAAAGCTGCAGTAATAACGGTGTCATTACTGGTGGCGGGACGCTCAACAAGTGATTCCGTCACGTTCATCTAATCTGGAGGAGAGTTATGGCAGCCCACTGCCAAGTGACCGGAGCCGAGCCCGGCTTTGGACACAGCATTTCGCACTCGCACCGCCGCAACAAGCGTCGGTTCGACCCCAACATTCAGAAGAAGCGCTACTACGTGCCTTCCCTGCGCCGCAACGTGACGCTGCA includes:
- a CDS encoding glucose-1-phosphate adenylyltransferase family protein; translated protein: MDQRAQFGHQPRILAIVLAGGAGGRLGALTHHRAKPAMPLAGSFRLIDVSLSNLHHSGISDVWIMEQYQPKTINDHLRNGRPWDLDRTRGGLLVLPPFSGHEGEGFAEGNADGLLRQAAFIRDFAPDLVLVLSSDHLYRLDYRDVVDTHLRAGAELTMVTVDFDGDASNHGVVAVDDDGRVTAFAYKPEEPQTRIVAAEVFLYTAATLLDALGHLQDDRDGLGDYGHHLVPHLVERGSVVEHRLEGYWRDLGTPANYLRAHLDLVDGKGLDLADPDWPILTEPPQVVPAFLREGAVVADSLLAPGAVVYGTVRRSVIGSGATVEAGAVVEDSVLLNRVRVREGAHVKYAIVDSGADVSGQRVGAGPDAPAVVDRDGRRTD
- a CDS encoding diacylglycerol/lipid kinase family protein, with the translated sequence MPDASPEATPDAVPAVPDTGSRSRRAALIINPIKVTTVDVQGAVQRISAEEGWEDPLVIETTEDDPGHGQAQEALDAGVDLVIAAGGDGTVRCVAEELAGTGTMMALVPLGTGNLLARNLDIAVDDPDAAVEAAFRGTERTIDVVHVTVDRAQDAHVFLVMAGIGYDAAIMSDTRDDLKDKVGWLAYVDAGIRNLPGRPARTTISVDGGRSFERRLRSVMGGNCGKIMGGLEIFPGAKIDDGLMDLMTLAPRGKLGWLAVAGKLFTRGKGKDPSLEYFQCRTAEVTLHEPLEVQLDGDPLGKATHMAFEVKPDSLRLRMPLGYKDPAVVSEPLP
- a CDS encoding SGNH/GDSL hydrolase family protein, with product MTFPQRYVALGDSFTEGVGDWDPGSPNGVRGWADRVAEQLILADASWGYANLAIRGKKMRQILDEQVDAALALEPTLVTLYAGANDILRPRIDIDRLMFHYDDGIGRLRDAGADVVLFTGFDTAGSAVFGKTRGRTAVYNEWVREIADRREATIVDYWRLREFQDWRYWDVDRMHMSTAGHTLMAARVLEAMKASHAIDLPELDARPALRRMEQLRADAQWAREYVTPWVGRRLRGVSSGDALTAKYPAPVHPHRASARA
- the rpmB gene encoding 50S ribosomal protein L28, translated to MAAHCQVTGAEPGFGHSISHSHRRNKRRFDPNIQKKRYYVPSLRRNVTLQVSARGIKTIDVRGIDAVVASILARGVKL
- a CDS encoding MarR family winged helix-turn-helix transcriptional regulator, which gives rise to MAAQWLTPDERRAWLALYALTSLLPASLDAQLFREARITLFDYHVLAMLSESEGTRLPMSELAARSAASLSRLSHVVKKLEARGWVTRLPSDSDGRVTTASLTPAGLDTLTELAVSHVSQVRSTVFDALDGQDVADLERVGRKILRGMDGAHWILSDGEAAAEAAVLGPASGSLRRGPAPDQALITGQ
- a CDS encoding M23 family metallopeptidase, encoding MNTVLPERPRASDDRALQWVSQPTRRDLRQERAGGTTAFARLRGNAATAGIVLASAGLLLGAVAPSATTAATPAAGMQAVTAAAEAPVTFTLEGAGRAVEGVAPGIASARARSASLTPALQDRKAFGAPVDHPVLASTFGYRVNPVSGAADELHEGLDYSGACGTPVKAADAGTVVDSGWHAYGGGQRIVVDHGDGLKTTYNHLSALDVQAGTKVKRGDVLGAVGSTGNSTGCHLHFEVMVDDKKVDPKPWL